A single Lactuca sativa cultivar Salinas chromosome 8, Lsat_Salinas_v11, whole genome shotgun sequence DNA region contains:
- the LOC111889256 gene encoding condensin-1 complex subunit CAP-D2 — MSPPFVFPQNLIVLEEDSGDDAGHLSVQNLTSISSLRPSDLEEFVKGVSFDLSDKELFCVEEQEIFDRIYSLIKCFGDLTPGCKLNIVESLRSNFSVLLPNIDSLFRVPASPTNDGRDSDDGGRVLGRVNSHRNAFKIYTFFLIHVVLAQESNSASSNTTKVLPSNRKKHLSSSWNWEAQRGRILSLIANSLEINLSSLFGSSDPDENYLSFVVRNALSMFENATLLKDSDAKEALCRMIGTCATKYHYLAQSCASILHILHKHDFVVLHLADAVAWAEKKYSDGSLSISLIREIGRTNPKDYVKDTVGAENIGRFLVELADRIPKLISTNIGLLVPHFGGESYKIRNALVAVMGKLVAKAFNDIEGEVSSKSIRLRTKQAMLEILLERARDVSAYTRSKVLQVWVELCEEHSVSIGLWNEVAVVAAGRLEDKSAIVRKSALNLLIMMLQHNPFGPQLRVASFEATLKQYRKKLNELEPNVSSESVLDGIPLNSDSGSDDGEIVDDNDNVKKQDSLTDSCMVQEEEQSTQMDSSVPDVGNLEQTRTLIASLEAGLRFSKCISATMPILVQLMASSSASDVENTILLLMRCKQFQIDESEACLRKMLPLVFSQDKSIYEAVENAFITIYITKNPTETAKNLITLAIDSNVGDLAALEFIIGALVSKGDISASMVAALWDYFCFNVSGTSAERSRGALSVLCMAAKSSPEVLSSHLQDIIDIGFGRWAKVEPLLARTACIALQRLTLDDQKNLLTNHGSRVFGVLDSLVTGSWLPEHIWYAAADRAISTIYAIHPSPETLAADLVLKSYHSVVGVDELQNDTDALTVVQASKLSRFLYVTSHVAMNQLVYIESCVRKIQKEKAKKDKLMAEGQHVDKPEQKEDGINAELGVAASEDALLDILSERAEKEIVYGASNEKNLIGHCAPFLSKLCRNFGLLQKYPELQASGMLALSRLMIIDANFCEANLQLLFTVVENAPSETVRSNCTISLGDLAVRFPNLLEPWTENMYSRLHDPSVSVRTNAVLVLSHLILNDMMKVKGHINEMAMRLEDENERISNLAKLFFNELSKKGNNPIYNLLPDILGKLSNQDLKRESFFNIMQFLIGSIKKDKQMEALVEKLCHRFSGVTDAKQWENISYCLAQLSFTDKGIKKLIDLFKVYEHVLSNETVMDHFRTIINKGKKFAKQELKSCIEEFEGKISKFHEDKKEQEITARNAAAHQQKADAIKNIIVDTNLEKENENEKEKSEADEDGEVMDPPMDENENENENENVGVNKEEHGPAPKSVEFEETSHDASSQVIQSESSFDDEVQSPQVIPKGTTKTRAKKSNGVSEKKVADSHVPSVSVRVTRSRRR, encoded by the exons ATGTCTCCTCCGTTCGTGTTTCCCCAAAACCTAATCGTCCTTGAAGAAGACTCCGGAGACGACGCCGGTCATCTATCCGTCCAAAACCTCACCTCTATTTCATCTCTCCGACCTTCAGATCTGGAAGAATTCGTCAAAG GCGTGTCGTTTGATTTGTCCGACAAAGAGCTGTTTTGTGTTGAAGAGCAAGAAATATTCGACCGGATTTACTCATTGATTAAGTGTTTTGGTGACCTAACTCCTGGTTGTAAGTTGAATATAGTCGAGAGTCTCCGGTCAAACTTCAGTGTTTTGCTTCCGAACATCGATTCTCTTTTTAGGGTTCCAGCATCACCGACTAACGACGGTCGCGATTCTGATGATGGTGGTAGAGTACTCGGTCGAGTTAATTCTCATCGGAATGCATTCAAGATTTATACATTCTTTCTTATCCATGTTGTCCTAGCCCAGGAATCAAACAGTGCTTCCAGCAACACTACCAAA GTGCTGCCAAGTAACAGAAAGAAACATCTTTCTAGCTCTTGGAATTGGGAGGCCCAAAGGGGACGTATACTAAGTTTGATTGCAAATTCCCTGGAGATCAACCTCTCATCACTCTTTGGCTCATCAGACCCAGATGAAAATTATTTATCCTTTGTTGTGAG AAATGCACTTTCTATGTTTGAGAACGCTACACTGTTGAAAGATTCTGATGCAAAGGAAGCTTTATGTCGCATGATTGGAACTTGTGCTACCAAATACCACTATTTGGCACAATCTTGTGCTTCAATCCTACACATCCTTCATAAACATGACTTTGTTGTTCTACATTTAGCTGATGCTGTTGCTTGGGCAGAGAAAAAGTACTCTGATGGAAGCCTGTCAATCTCTCTCATTAGAGAAATAGGAAGAACTAACCCAAAAGATTATGTGAAAGACACTGTTGGAGCTGAAAATATTGGGCGATTTCTTGTAGAGCTTGCTGATCGTATCCCAAAGTTAATCTCAACCAACATTGGTTTATTGGTTCCTCATTTTGGTGGAGagtcatacaagattaggaatgcTCTTGTTGCAGTAATGGGAAAGCTGGTGGCTAAAGCTTTTAATGATATTGAAGGTGAAGTAAGTTCAAAGTCTATTCGCCTTCGAACCAAACAAGCAATGTTGGAAATCCTTCTAGAACGTGCTAGGGATGTTTCAGCTTATACTAGAAGTAAAGTACTACAGGTTTGGGTTGAATTATGTGAAGAACATTCTGTATCTATTGGTTTATGGAATGAAGTTGCTGTAGTAGCTGCTGGGAGGTTAGAGGATAAGAGTGCCATAGTTAGAAAATCTGCACTGAATTTACTCATTATGATGCTGCAACATAACCCTTTTGGGCCACAACTTCGTGTAGCTTCATTTGAAGCAACATTAAAGCAGTACAGGAAGAAGTTGAATGAATTAGAACCAAATGTGTCATCAGAAAGTGTTTTGGATGGAATACCATTGAATAGTGATTCTGGAAGTGATGATGGTGAAATagttgatgacaatgataacgtCAAGAAGCAGGATAGTTTGACTGACAGCTGTATGGTTCAAGAGGAAGAGCAAAGCACTCAAATGGATAGTTCAGTACCAGATGTTGGGAATTTGGAGCAAACCAGGACTTTGATTGCATCACTTGAAGCAGGCTTGAGATTTTCCAAATGTATATCTGCCACTATGCCGATTCTTGTTCAGTTAATGGCTTCTTCATCAGCATCTGATGTTGAAAACACAATCTTATTGCTTATGAGATGTAAACAGTTCCAGATTGATGAGTCAGAAGCTTGTCTTAGAAAGATGTTGCCACTG GTATTTTCCCAAGACAAATCAATTTATGAAGCTGTGGAGAATGCATTTATTACAATCTACATAACAAAGAACCCAACCGAAACTGCTAAAAATCTTATAACACTTGCCATTGATTCAAATGTTGGAGATCTTGCAGCATTGGAGTTCATTATTGGTGCATTGGTCTCTAAAGGGGACATCTCTGCTAGCATG GTGGCAGCATTGTGGGATTACTTCTGTTTCAATGTGAGTGGAACAAGTGCAGAACGCAGCCGTGGGGCCCTATCTGTGTTATGTATGGCTGCAAAATCATCACCTGAAGTTCTAAGTTCTCATCTACAAGACATTATAGATATTGGTTTTGGTAGGTGGGCAAAGGTAGAACCTTTGCTTGCAAGAACAGCTTGTATTGCACTTCAAAGGTTGACCCTTGATGACCAAAAAAATCTGTTGACTAATCATGGAAGCAGGGTGTTTGGTGTTTTGGATAGTTTAGTTACTGGATCTTGGCTTCCAGAACACATTTGGTATGCTGCTGCAGATAGAGCAATCAGTACAATCTATGCTATCCATCCTTCcccagaaaccctagcagctgATTTGGTGTTGAAGTCTTATCATTCTGTTGTTGGAGTTGATGAGTTGCAAAATGACACGGATGCCCTTACTGTAGTTCAGGCTTCGAAACTAAGTAGGTTTCTGTATGTTACAAGCCATGTTGCCATGAACCAGTTGGTTTATATTGAGTCTTGTGTTAGAAAGATCCAAAAAGAGAAAGCAAAGAAAGATAAACTGATGGCAGAAGGTCAACATGTCGACAAACCTGAACAAAAG gaGGATGGTATAAATGCGGAATTAGGTGTTGCTGCTTCTGAGGATGCTTTGCTTGACATACTTTCTGAAAGGGCAGAAAAGGAAATTGTTTATGGAGCTTCTAATGAAAAGAACTTGATTGGACACTGTGCACCGTTTTTGTCAAAACTTTGTAGAAACTTTGGTTTGTTGCAGAAG TATCCTGAATTGCAGGCATCCGGGATGCTTGCCTTAAGCAGATTGATGATTATAGACGCCAACTTTTG CGAGGCAAATCTCCAGCTTCTATTCACTGTGGTTGAGAATGCTCCATCAGAAACTGTTCGCTCCAACTGTACAATTTCTCTTGGTGACCTGGCAGTTCGGTTTCCAAATCTTCTAGAACCATGGACTGAAAACATGTACTCCAGGCTTCATGATCCTTCAGTTTCTGTCAGGACAAATGCTGTTTTAGTTCTCTCTCATCTCATCCTCAATGACATGATGAAG GTTAAAGGCCATATAAATGAGATGGCAATGCGACTAGAAGATGAAAATGAAAGGATTTCTAATCTTGCAAAACTTTTCTTTAATGAGCTCTCAAAGAAAG GGAATAATCCGATATATAATTTATTACCGGATATTCTCGGAAAGCTATCAAACCAGGATTTGAAAAGAGAATCTTTCTTCAACATCATGCAGTTTTTGATTGGGTCAATCAAGAAG GACAAGCAAATGGAAGCTCTTGTTGAAAAGCTATGCCATAGATTTAGCGGTGTGACAG ATGCTAAGCAATGGGAAAACATATCATACTGTCTTGCACAGCTATCATTTACTGACAAGGGTATCAAGAAACTGATAGATTTATTCAAAGTTTATGAGCATGTTCTATCCAATGAAACCGTGATGGACCATTTTAGAACCATCATAAATAAG ggAAAGAAATTTGCCAAACAAGAACTCAAGTCATGCATTGAGGAGTTTGAGGGAAAAATCAGCAAGTTTCACGAGGATAAAAAGGAGCAAGAAATCACAGCAAGAAATGCAGCTGCTCATCAACAGAAAGCTGATGCCATCAAGAACATCATTGTTGATACGAATCTCGAAAaggaaaatgaaaatgaaaaagaaaaatctgAAGCTGATGAAG ATGGTGAGGTTATGGATCCTCCAATGGATGAGAATGAGAATGAGAATGAGAATGAAAATGTTGGTGTTAATAAAGAGGAACATGGTCCAGCTCCAAAAAGTGTGGAGTTTGAAGAAACTTCACATGATGCTTCTAGTCAAGTGATTCAGTCAGAAtcatcatttgatgatgaggtcCAATCACCACAAGTTATTCCAAAAG GAACAACAAAGACTAGAGCCAAGAAAAGCAACGGTGTATCTGAAAAGAAGGTGGCTGATTCTCATGTCCCAAGTGTGAGTGTGAGAGTTACAAGGTCTAGAAGAAG GTAG